The stretch of DNA attaataatgtcgGGACCggagaaatttattaatttagagagttattaatttatcgataaattaataattattaatttaaagagtttttaagtaattatactGTACATACCAAATAAAAAGGCAAATTAGTCTATGTCTCTTAGAATTACGTTGCAGCAAATCTTGGAACTCaatgtaaattaataaatattgtatTCATATCCATTGGAAATATaacttttgacttttgaagtGTATAGTAAATGTAAACAAGTGGAATGTTCAATGTATTCTTAAGCAAGTTTGACATATATAAATTACATGAATGTGTTAAAAGTATTCAAACCATATCTCACTCACGAGATGACTTCTCATCTAAAAGGTGTTGCAAAATCAACTATGTCAGATCAAATACGTAAGGAGTTGTGCGAGTACAAGAGAGATAATCCTGCAAGCACACAaagtgtaatatatttttttcagtttctatgaattattaatttatgattttcttgggaccgaaaattataaagggatctcccaaaaaattatcatcttattattttatcgaattattcaattttttacacTGGCCCAAGTCGGGACaggacaaatttattattttagagagtttattaatttaccgagtattaatttaaagagtttctactgtatttaatattttccataaaaatattaTACCAAGTTCTGTATTTATTCATGAAACACTAGATCAACAAATCAAGTATAAAGTTAattcaataatttgtttttgactTAATCTGATCAACAAAATCAATCATGTAAGTAACAATCAAGCTAATGTTAAACCGATCCGGATCCTCTGCTGCAAAGATGTCTGCTGCAATTTCTGCTGCAACTACATCAACTGTAGGATCCAACGGACGTTTGTGATTAAAGAtgaaaaaatagcattaaaagATGAAAAAAGTAGGACTAAAATGTTGAATAAGTCAATGTTAATTTGAATTTAGATTATTAGTATCTGTTAGTatgtttctttattttgttcCTATTCTCTTGCACACATTTAGGATATGCTGTTAGTGTGTGGATTAGTTTCCTATTTATTAGCTAGGCAGTTGTAGAGCTAAGTCTATAAACTTGGCCTTTAATTATTCAGTGAATAATACGCAGAAACACACTGCATTTTCCCTTCCATTTCAAACTTTTACTTTTCTGTGTTAACATCTGGCATCAGAGCTAGGTGTGTAGTAGTAAAGAGAAGCAGCAGACTTCAATAATGACTACAACCACGGATGGCAACTTCGTGCAACCTGCGATTCCAAAATTGGGTGAGCACTATGACCATTGGGCAATGCTCATGGAGAATTTTTTAAGGTCGAAGGAGTATTGGAATCTCATAGATCCAGGGATTCCTCAACAAGCTGTCGGTGTTCAACTGacagaaaatgagaagaaaacaGTGGATGAGCTCAAGCTGAAAGATTTGAAGGTAAAGAATTACCTCTTTCAAGCAATTGATCGAGCTGTGCTTGAAACAATTTTGAAGAAGGAGACATCGAAGGAGATTTGGGATTccttaaaacaaaaatacaaaggCACTACTAGAGTGAAGCGAGCACAACTTCAGGCCCTACGACGTGATTGAGAGATTTTACAGATGAAGAATGGAGACTCAGTTAACGACTATTTTGCTCAAACTCTCACAATTGCAAATAAGATGCGAATGTACGGTGAACAAATGTCAGAACTTACCGTCATCGAAAAGATTCTTCGCTCAATGACATCCAGGTACGACTATGTAGTGTGTTCTATTGAAGAATCTCATGATTTGGATTCCATGACTGTGGATGAACTCCAAAGTAGCTTGTTGGTACATGAACAACGAATGAATGGCCACAATTCACATGAAGAACAAGTGTTGAAAGTAACTCAAGATGAGGCAAGTACTGGTCGAGGCCGCGGAAGAGGTGGCTTTCGTGGTGGACCTGCtcgaggaagaggaagaggaagaggcagAGGAGGTAGACAACTAGTAGACAAAGCAGCAATGGAGTGTTATTAATGTCATGAGTTTGGACATTTCCAGTATGAATGCCCAAAGAAACCATTGGACAACACTGCAAATTATGTCGAGGCAAGTGAAGAAGCAGTGTTACTTATGGCACAACTTTCATCAGATGGAAAATCAAATACACAAGACATGTGGTTCATTGATTCAGGCTGCAGCAACCACATGACAAGTAGAAAGGACTGGTTTTCCTCTATTGATACTTCTTTTTCTGATGAAGTGAAATTAGGGAATAATTATGCTCTAAAGGTTAGTGGGAAGGGTACTGTTAAACTtcttgttgggtttttgtatgttggctacattttgcaaaaacatattttagccaagtgttgagacaaatgtgctgaccccaagtgttgtgacaaatgttggtacactttggaacaacacctgtctctGTATCTGCGCGCGTCAGCTAgctgttattattttctactcaatcttttgaagatctgtttgaagaattgtttcaaggtttcttacagaggaaggcgcacgtgtttaatgtgtttcatgaggcagccaaaccctagttttattttccaaaggaattatatttttggaaaatatatttttgtgtttcaaaaatataactattgttttcaaaaatatatcactgctgccgcaattctagaagccctaattttatcttgaagcccaagtcgttctactactataaatacgaaggcaagcatatggtttcaagcatctaaaatcgtgtcttacaaagtgtgtgttttagggattttagagtgttaattgtgagcctttcttgtgtctcattgatgcaagcttaggacctgagtttattgagttgtaagtgtgaacttctcctaagctttgaagtacggagattgttctattgtgttgtgtggtttactcgcaagcttttaagcaagagtgaatcgtagtttcttaggagtgtgtctccacctgttgtgattgtgaaattgaataacaacgctgtctatgttgttaaggtgggaattgggacgaggtctcatatctaggagttcctaggtagaagtgtcattgggtagtgattaagtgagaagttgtaaacgggtgagtttagcttcgaagtaatactgctgatagtggacttcattcctggattggtatcccccagagtaggctttaggctgaactgggttaacaactcttgtgtgttatttactttactgtttgtattgttttatgttatttgctctgtttatagacaagtgttggcgcaccggtaacaacatctgtctacaacagacaaatgttgatacaccttgatcaacacctgtccactgtgtgccaggaatttcaattggcatcagagcaggcaccctgttctgaattttagggtgagctccagggaaatcgtttctggcaaggatggacaaagaaggagggtttgttaccagaccacctcttctggttggtacttcaaactatgactattggaagtcccgcatgatggccttcctaaaacaaattgatagcaagacatggaaggcaattctgagaggatggactccacatgtgaagatggacaaagatggtaaaccaactcttgagttgaaatctgctgaagaatggtccaaagaagaggatgagcttgctcttgcaaact from Trifolium pratense cultivar HEN17-A07 linkage group LG5, ARS_RC_1.1, whole genome shotgun sequence encodes:
- the LOC123886052 gene encoding zinc finger CCCH domain-containing protein 4-like codes for the protein MKNGDSVNDYFAQTLTIANKMRMYGEQMSELTVIEKILRSMTSRYDYVVCSIEESHDLDSMTVDELQSSLLVHEQRMNGHNSHEEQVLKVTQDEASTGRGRGRGGFRGGPARGRGRGRGRGGRQLVDKAAMECY